A single genomic interval of Myxocyprinus asiaticus isolate MX2 ecotype Aquarium Trade chromosome 19, UBuf_Myxa_2, whole genome shotgun sequence harbors:
- the LOC127409859 gene encoding tumor necrosis factor alpha-induced protein 2-like isoform X1, whose product MSASRMSKEENHVSGEEIIGDEGTSDHPGDTEAESLKHKQKIKIPNKMKIFQFMKSQKNSKSAAALTPETTLVDFNMYLEQNCLAEAQQQIVAAEEHLFGSSEVARAEDEEKLQTDYETFIIRVRMAIYDSFNEDNQETLKSALTSILQEEAQDRRWAGVAVEQRPKWRPTKCREIHDTLIQTVVEERMKNADEQENGADKLSTSLKREVCRIGKQVQKDLLRVVRVLRGCYPPDFDIFRMYAQLYHQAFSTRLQELAKSSIDFEDCFYILSWIVDYYPRDVLKHKELEEQFNNSSLGPLLPEEHLKTLEEQYFSYKENEVAKWLSNALEKEVKKWSDGTEPDLFDGCYFSSLAVDVIPLVYGTVREVKTILSSECKAQIIQCQLDSFLKRYMKSLEDLLKTKQKNIPNTLSANLVNIQQFRDYIQRAENPLPEETRTACLSTLSDLIAICHKYLLCRIHTELKPIYRKLWTQVWFAGHHDVVEELVKALENNTDHLRKKIKPDCREELLVELHIEVMVEYVRRMMKRKLKLKGKEQQEAAAKFICQDSSKICSVFAKWGSKEEWLSQILPKLAEIVRLQDPESLQIEIVTLAKVYPDLSKQHVLAVLNLKRNLSSSDLCRIKGCWCEYESMQGTESSRSFFSKVLVKRKILGVLC is encoded by the exons ATGTCTGCTAGCAGAATGAGCAAAG aAGAGAACCATGTGAGTGGTGAAGAAATCATAGGTGATGAAGGCACATCAGATCATCCTGGTGATACTGAAGCTGAATCCTTGAAACACAAGCAAAAAATCAAAATACcaaacaaaatgaagatttttcaaTTTATGAAATCCCAGAAGAATTCAAAATCTGCAGCGGCCCTCACCCCTGAAACTACGTTAG TGGATTTCAACATGTACCTTGAACAGAACTGTCTGGCTGAAGCACAGCAGCAAATTGTGGCAGCTGAGGAACATCTCTTTGGTTCAAGTGAAGTAGCCAGGGCAGAGGATGAGGAAAAACTGCAGACAGACTATGAAACCTTTATTATACGAGTGAGGATGGCCATCTATGACTCCTTCAATGAGGACAACCAGGAGACACTCAAGAGTGCTTTGACATCCATACTTCAGGAAGAGGCACAGGACAGACGCTGGGCGGGAGTGGCTGTGGAGCAACGTCCAAAATGGAGGCCCACAAAGTGCCGAGAGATCCATGACACACTAATCCAGACTGTTGTTGAGGAACGAATGAAGAATGCAGATGAACAAGAGAATGGGGCAGACAAGCTGTCAACCTCCTTGAAGAGAGAGGTGTGCCGGATAGGCAAGCAAGTACAAAAAGACCTTCTCAGAGTCGTCAGAGTGCTGAGAGGATGTTACCCACCAGACTTTGACATTTTCAGAATGTATGCTCAGCTCTACCATCAAGCCTTCTCCACCCGACTTCAAGAGCTAGCCAAGtccagcattgattttgaggattGCTTTTATATATTGAGTTGGATTGTTGATTACTACCCAAG GGATGTGTTGAAGCACAAAGAATTGGAGGAGCAATTCAATAATTCATCACTTGGACCTCTGTTACCTGAagaacatctcaagacattagagGAACAGTACTTTTCATACAAAGAG AATGAGGTCGCAAAGTGGTTGTCCAATGCTCTTGAGAAAGAAGTGAAAAAATGGAGTGATGGCACAGAACCAGATCTCTTTGATGGATGCTACTTCAGCAGCCTTGCTGTAGATGTGATACCA CTTGTTTATGGAACTGTGAGAGAGGTCAAGACAATTCTTAGCTCTGAATGTAAAGCCCAGATTATTCAATGCCAGCTGGACAGCTTTCTAAAAAG GTATATGAAAAGTCTAGAGGACCtactcaaaacaaaacaaaaaaacattcctaATACTCTCAGTGCTAATCTGGTTAACATTCAACAGTTTAG GGATTACATACAAAGAGCTGAAAATCCTTTACCAGAGGAGACAAGAACAGCTTGCCTGTCCACATTATCAGACCTCATAGCAATTTGTCACAAATATTTACTCTGCCGAATTCACACAGAACTGAAG CCTATTTACCGTAAGCTGTGGACTCAAGTCTGGTTTGCTGGTCACCATGATGTTGTGGAGGAGCTGGTGAAGGCGCTTGAGAATAACACagatcatttaagaaaaaaaattaagccaGACTGCCGGGAG GAACTGCTGGTTGAGCTGCATATTGAAGTAATGGTTGAGTATGTGAGGCGAATGATGAAGcgaaaactgaaactgaaaggCAAAGAGCAGCAAGAGGCAGCTGCCAAGTTCATCTGCCAAGACAGCAGTAAAATCTGCTCTGTGTTTGCCAAATGG GGATCCAAAGAGGAATGGCTCTCTCAAATACTCCCTAAATTAgctgagattgtgagactgcaggaCCCTGAGAGCCTGCAGATTGAGATAGTTACCTTGGCAAAAGTCTATCCTGACCTAAG
- the LOC127409859 gene encoding tumor necrosis factor alpha-induced protein 2-like isoform X2 — MSASRMSKEENHVSGEEIIGDEGTSDHPGDTEAESLKHKQKIKIPNKMKIFQFMKSQKNSKSAAALTPETTLVDFNMYLEQNCLAEAQQQIVAAEEHLFGSSEVARAEDEEKLQTDYETFIIRVRMAIYDSFNEDNQETLKSALTSILQEEAQDRRWAGVAVEQRPKWRPTKCREIHDTLIQTVVEERMKNADEQENGADKLSTSLKREVCRIGKQVQKDLLRVVRVLRGCYPPDFDIFRMYAQLYHQAFSTRLQELAKSSIDFEDCFYILSWIVDYYPRDVLKHKELEEQFNNSSLGPLLPEEHLKTLEEQYFSYKENEVAKWLSNALEKEVKKWSDGTEPDLFDGCYFSSLAVDVIPLVYGTVREVKTILSSECKAQIIQCQLDSFLKRYMKSLEDLLKTKQKNIPNTLSANLVNIQQFRDYIQRAENPLPEETRTACLSTLSDLIAICHKYLLCRIHTELKELLVELHIEVMVEYVRRMMKRKLKLKGKEQQEAAAKFICQDSSKICSVFAKWGSKEEWLSQILPKLAEIVRLQDPESLQIEIVTLAKVYPDLSKQHVLAVLNLKRNLSSSDLCRIKGCWCEYESMQGTESSRSFFSKVLVKRKILGVLC, encoded by the exons ATGTCTGCTAGCAGAATGAGCAAAG aAGAGAACCATGTGAGTGGTGAAGAAATCATAGGTGATGAAGGCACATCAGATCATCCTGGTGATACTGAAGCTGAATCCTTGAAACACAAGCAAAAAATCAAAATACcaaacaaaatgaagatttttcaaTTTATGAAATCCCAGAAGAATTCAAAATCTGCAGCGGCCCTCACCCCTGAAACTACGTTAG TGGATTTCAACATGTACCTTGAACAGAACTGTCTGGCTGAAGCACAGCAGCAAATTGTGGCAGCTGAGGAACATCTCTTTGGTTCAAGTGAAGTAGCCAGGGCAGAGGATGAGGAAAAACTGCAGACAGACTATGAAACCTTTATTATACGAGTGAGGATGGCCATCTATGACTCCTTCAATGAGGACAACCAGGAGACACTCAAGAGTGCTTTGACATCCATACTTCAGGAAGAGGCACAGGACAGACGCTGGGCGGGAGTGGCTGTGGAGCAACGTCCAAAATGGAGGCCCACAAAGTGCCGAGAGATCCATGACACACTAATCCAGACTGTTGTTGAGGAACGAATGAAGAATGCAGATGAACAAGAGAATGGGGCAGACAAGCTGTCAACCTCCTTGAAGAGAGAGGTGTGCCGGATAGGCAAGCAAGTACAAAAAGACCTTCTCAGAGTCGTCAGAGTGCTGAGAGGATGTTACCCACCAGACTTTGACATTTTCAGAATGTATGCTCAGCTCTACCATCAAGCCTTCTCCACCCGACTTCAAGAGCTAGCCAAGtccagcattgattttgaggattGCTTTTATATATTGAGTTGGATTGTTGATTACTACCCAAG GGATGTGTTGAAGCACAAAGAATTGGAGGAGCAATTCAATAATTCATCACTTGGACCTCTGTTACCTGAagaacatctcaagacattagagGAACAGTACTTTTCATACAAAGAG AATGAGGTCGCAAAGTGGTTGTCCAATGCTCTTGAGAAAGAAGTGAAAAAATGGAGTGATGGCACAGAACCAGATCTCTTTGATGGATGCTACTTCAGCAGCCTTGCTGTAGATGTGATACCA CTTGTTTATGGAACTGTGAGAGAGGTCAAGACAATTCTTAGCTCTGAATGTAAAGCCCAGATTATTCAATGCCAGCTGGACAGCTTTCTAAAAAG GTATATGAAAAGTCTAGAGGACCtactcaaaacaaaacaaaaaaacattcctaATACTCTCAGTGCTAATCTGGTTAACATTCAACAGTTTAG GGATTACATACAAAGAGCTGAAAATCCTTTACCAGAGGAGACAAGAACAGCTTGCCTGTCCACATTATCAGACCTCATAGCAATTTGTCACAAATATTTACTCTGCCGAATTCACACAGAACTGAAG GAACTGCTGGTTGAGCTGCATATTGAAGTAATGGTTGAGTATGTGAGGCGAATGATGAAGcgaaaactgaaactgaaaggCAAAGAGCAGCAAGAGGCAGCTGCCAAGTTCATCTGCCAAGACAGCAGTAAAATCTGCTCTGTGTTTGCCAAATGG GGATCCAAAGAGGAATGGCTCTCTCAAATACTCCCTAAATTAgctgagattgtgagactgcaggaCCCTGAGAGCCTGCAGATTGAGATAGTTACCTTGGCAAAAGTCTATCCTGACCTAAG